In the genome of Ziziphus jujuba cultivar Dongzao chromosome 10, ASM3175591v1, the window aaatattttaattgagaTTTTTCTTTAAGGATAATCATGGTAACTATGGATAAACCTCTAGAAGcccctaaaaaaacaaaaaatgtttaatcGATCTGTGGTGGACCCTACAAGATGTAGTAAGCAGAGGAGGACACCTGTGGCTTACAAGTCAAAGAGATTCGTTTTTGGGATTACACGACATGGTCAAAGTTGCCACCGGATAACTTAAAAAAACCGCACGGGTGGCTGACTGCATTTTGGGAATTGCTTGGCAACCAAGCCAAACTtcttttccataaaaaataataataataaaatataaaatccttGAGGACCAAGCTTCCacagtttgtttttgttttttctttgttatcaaaatcaaatatagATTAAATTCGATTTtcaacaaaagcaaaattaatcaaatccgAGGTTTTATGATAGTGAAATACAAAAATTGCAGGTTTAAACATCAACcataatgtacatatatatagcgagagagagagagagagagagagagagagagagagagagagagaggacaaTAACatagatatcaaattttttaatcaaaattttgataataaattttataataaatttttaataatattaaatcgatattaatttatatatataaaaataaataaattatttaaaaattatcaaatcataaatatcaaaattttaataaaataatttacaccCTCTATAATTTTATAgacatatacacacatatatctatatacagaACTTATCAACCATAATATAAATACGAATTCTTTGGATAAGCATGCATTTTGTccgctttatttatttttttctttgcggTCAACACCTAACCTTTTCAAGTTGCCATGAATCCTGCTTGGTCCTCGAAAactttaaactaaaataaaaaataaaaaataaatgctgacttcatgatttttttttttttctctctctctaatacAGAACTAGGAGaagtactctctctctctctctctctctctctctctctctctttttctgttttttgctAAATCAGGAGAAGTAAAGTCAGAAGCAGAGAATCGaaactattaaatttttaagaacATGGAGGACCAAAAGTGCCCAGAAGACATGTCATGCATGTCTGGATATGATGATGGTATATAATctaataaacttttttaaattaattggtcaaagtcaacttgtattaggttttcttcttttattttactattttttattgtatatcCAAAATCTAATTGTTTTTTGTCAGATGTATGTGGAAAATAAATCTATTATATGATATCatattatgttattatattaagCAGCCTCCTTTTCTTAATGAATTATGtatatgaatttattaaaaaaataaaagaattacgTAAATGAAGAAAATGCCGCCTTTCATATGTCATTCAAGTTTGtttttaaagaatatatatatatatatacataccattCATGTGAATGAGGCAAAACTTCAATCCATGTTGCCTATCGGCAACCATGGTTAAAAACGACTAGCTTACAAGATCACCTATTTTCTTTGATTTCAATAGTTGAataacaatatttgaaaatctccATTGCCACTCCCACCCACAGATTCACAACATAATGCAAAATGTTTTCTAAAGTGACTACTGttttatggaaaataaaaaaatataaaaaataaaagtttgctttgttcatttaatttatttagaaagGATGGAATAAGTTTACTTAATCATGAATTTATCACCATGGATTAAAAAATGTTTGACTAAGATTCCGTAGACAAATACAGTGGGTGGGGATTTCTCGATTCTTATaaactattatattatataatgctGCTTATATGAGATATACCAACAACAAACAGGAAGATACCCGAATCTTGTATGACTTTCGCCGGCGTTCAGACCTCTTGACCGAccctttttatatttcaatgGCTCCTTTTTGTGCTAACGCAGCTGTCAtcacccaaaaatataaaaaaaataaaaaataaaaaaccttttttttataattcaaagCAATCATTTCTATTATACCTTTAGTTTAACAAAGCAGCCATTAGCTTTGATTGGATTATATGACAATACAAAACTATCAGTAAATGTCCCCCACTAATTGAGATGCATTGAACATTGAAAAGCCTTAAGTgatagttaaatattttaaatacaaagcAAGTTTCTTGGAAGGTTCATCAGGGGATTCCACATTTCTGGTCTCTCTGATTTCTCACTTTATAACGCCTGCACAGTATACGGAGCACATGCTACGATCTTATTTGACAATCAATTGTCGGGCCTAACCttccttcttcatttttttatttttaatttatttatttatttttatcttctttggTTCCTTTCTAGTACACTAGTAAGCCGTACCAGATGTTGTGCTCATTCATGATTCATATTTATGAGATTAGCAATCGATCAAGACccagttgactagttttccacgTACAAAAATGGTAGAGAAAAAGGTACCACTTTTATATACTCCATAATCCATACAATACAAGCTTTCACCATCTATCTGGATTATATGTTCCATAATACCATATAATAGAAGCTTTCACTATCTATCTGGGAACCAtctaaaaagcaaaaataattgGAAATTACAATCTATTATACTTGCATAAAATTCAGAATCTAGGTAAGCCCAGGTGAAAAGTGCTAGAACTAGCTGAACTAAATCTGTTGACAGTCACCTAATCAGTGACTTAAATGATACAATCGGGCAGGTCAAGTCAGAGATATCCCACAAACTTCATTATTTGCAATCTTTAAGCCAAAGGAAAGGGACAAAGATACTGGAACCGACCGATAATATCAAAGAACCAACAAAGACGAAAGCCTATTTACCAGTGTATTAAACCAGCTTCTTGGAAGTAAATTCCGACAAAATGCATTTTAAGTCCTATGCTGGTATCCAACAGGAGGAAGCAAACATAACCCTGCCCTTCCAACCCTGCAGCATCCAGTTGCCATCTTCATCAACCATAAAATTACTGTCATACCCTCCTTCCACCCTGCACTTCAATTTCTTCATGAGTTCAAAGTCCAATGGAAGCTGCCTGAACCTCGCTCTCTTGGTCCGAACCTGCCACTGCTTGTATGTCTCAGGCCTCTCAACTCTTTCTGAACCCTCACAAGCAACGATATTTATGATCTCCCGCCCCAGAAACTCCTTCTCATACATTAACCTCATTGGATTTTCACGATCTAAAGTAGCATCAGACAAATCAAACCATGAGGAGAACTGAAATAGTGCCTCGCGGAACCGTGTGACAAAGAAAGGAGCATTGTATGATCCATTAGCTATGGCATGGACAAAAATATCAGGACGTATGGTCCTAATTAAGTTTAGAACAGCATCCCTTGGACTGTCTACCACAACTGTCTCATCCAATAAATTCTTGAATCGGAATAGACAATTCACAGCAACCACCTCATCTATAACAATCTTGAGGTCTTCAATTTGGATAGTTTCCCATTGTTGTGCTATGGCATTGTACTCAAACGGCACATTAAAGCGCTCACAGTACCTCGCCAAGCGACGCCCTGTCTCCTGGACTTGCTGTGCTGGTCTAAAACCATGTTGGGGAAATTCAATCCCTGTAATACGGAGCTTAGGTGGTCCACCAGATCTTCGTGAGAGGCACTGAATGAGAGCAGGCCACTGGAAGCCGTAAAGGATACCAAAATCTATGATATGAAGATTTGCCGCTTTTTCAGCTGCTTTTGAGATCATATTGTTTGCAAAGACAATTGCAATCTTCTTGAACGGGCAAGCAGATACATAAACTTGATAAGCTTTCAACATATCAGCGGCTGTTCTTTTAGAAGCAAGAGATGCATATATCTCAGTTCCAGTACCAGCCAATCGTGCTTCaaggccatttgaaaaataatgagCCAACCTCTGAGATCCATCACCATATGGAGAAGAGTGCTGCCTAATCTGCTTTAATAGCTCAGTAGCAGTCCTAACATCATAAGAAGATACTGCTTGTGCACATAAAATAAGCAAAGTCCTCAAGTCAACCACTTCCTTCTTATTTTCCTGCATCTTGGTACGACTCTTGCCGCTGCTACTTTTATTGGATTTCTCATCCTGCTGGGAGAACTTCTTTCCTCCATTGCCAATGCCCCCACCATCTTCACAAATTAGACCACCCCTTCCTTTTTCCCCATTGCAAAGCAGCACCTTATCAAACATCTCCGAAAGCTCAGTCTCCTGACCATCCTCCATGTAAATAGCCGACTGCTTGTTACTCCTTCCATCTTCCAAATCCGTCTCCTCTCGTTCATGATTCTTCCTCCCTCTCAACTCAGTAGGAGAATGATCCCTCTCCTCCTTTTCCACCTTAACCAACGAAtcggaaacatttttattacTCTCCGGAGGCAATTCGTAGTTGTCCAGATCAATAACGAGTTGAGGACTTTTCGGCAGGAACTTATTACCCTCCTCCACCCCTCTCTTAAATTGCATCATCAAATCACTCTCGCTAAAAGAATTCGGTTCCAGAAGCTCATTCAAGGAAGAACCCACCAAACCATTACCATTACCATTATCAGTTATATTGTCCTGCAAGTTGGACGTTGTTTGTGAACTGGAAACTGAAGTGGACTGGAAAACGAAATCAACAGGTACTGGGGTTTGCAATATGGAAGGTTCGTATTCTGAAGGATCAACATAAGTCCGACTAGACTGCACGGAATTGCCAGTATTGGAACTAGAAGTAGAAGCAGAATTGCTAGTTCTAGTTGTAGAATCACCAGGACTTGGCCAAAAATGATCGTCAGGACTCTCTATATTCCGATCACTAGTATAATAAAGAGGGTGTTGATTTGGAGAAGGTGGGTATTTCTCACCGAGAACGTCATAAAGAGATTTCTCAGCTGCTTGGAGAGCCAGAGGGTCATGGAACATAGAGAGTTCTTTCTCCATGTTCTCCTCCATTAGCATTTGGCTTATGTACTTGAGGACGCTGTCAGAAAAGTCACCGTCGTCTGAGGGTGAGTCAGACTCGGAACTCATGCTTAGGTTCGGAGATGGGTTATTCAATTGGGTTAGGTTTACAATATTTGGGTTCAGATCTGAATTCGGATGAAGATCGAAATTCAGCAATCGGGTAAAACTTTGATCCATTATGATCGAAAATTTCCCCCAAAAAACggaatcaaaaataaaatcaaacccCAGAACTTGCGATTAACTGAAATAGAATCAAAAGGAGAAGATGTTACCCGTATTATGTGGAAGGAGAATAAAAGCTATGCATGAAGAAGACAATAATCGGTTCCCGAATCCAATTCCTTCGTGCCATCGGGGAACCGCCGACCGGAGCTCTGATCGACGGCGCTGGAAGAAGCGAAAGAGAGAGGTTTCCCTAGTGATAGACGGAGTTGGAGATATGATCGGTGGCCATTGAATCCGAGAATCCCAGAATCAAAGTTTGAGAGAGTTCGCTTAGTCAAAAAGAGAAAGACGGCGTTGGGTAAAAAGATGAAGACGAAACCATTAGTACCTTATTTTTCTGGATTTTCCAGCTGTCGCGGATTTTCAGATCATCACCCACTCGTGCACTGCCAC includes:
- the LOC107411021 gene encoding scarecrow-like protein 14, whose amino-acid sequence is MDQSFTRLLNFDLHPNSDLNPNIVNLTQLNNPSPNLSMSSESDSPSDDGDFSDSVLKYISQMLMEENMEKELSMFHDPLALQAAEKSLYDVLGEKYPPSPNQHPLYYTSDRNIESPDDHFWPSPGDSTTRTSNSASTSSSNTGNSVQSSRTYVDPSEYEPSILQTPVPVDFVFQSTSVSSSQTTSNLQDNITDNGNGNGLVGSSLNELLEPNSFSESDLMMQFKRGVEEGNKFLPKSPQLVIDLDNYELPPESNKNVSDSLVKVEKEERDHSPTELRGRKNHEREETDLEDGRSNKQSAIYMEDGQETELSEMFDKVLLCNGEKGRGGLICEDGGGIGNGGKKFSQQDEKSNKSSSGKSRTKMQENKKEVVDLRTLLILCAQAVSSYDVRTATELLKQIRQHSSPYGDGSQRLAHYFSNGLEARLAGTGTEIYASLASKRTAADMLKAYQVYVSACPFKKIAIVFANNMISKAAEKAANLHIIDFGILYGFQWPALIQCLSRRSGGPPKLRITGIEFPQHGFRPAQQVQETGRRLARYCERFNVPFEYNAIAQQWETIQIEDLKIVIDEVVAVNCLFRFKNLLDETVVVDSPRDAVLNLIRTIRPDIFVHAIANGSYNAPFFVTRFREALFQFSSWFDLSDATLDRENPMRLMYEKEFLGREIINIVACEGSERVERPETYKQWQVRTKRARFRQLPLDFELMKKLKCRVEGGYDSNFMVDEDGNWMLQGWKGRVMFASSCWIPA